A section of the Kluyveromyces lactis strain NRRL Y-1140 chromosome F complete sequence genome encodes:
- a CDS encoding uncharacterized protein (similar to uniprot|P38142 Saccharomyces cerevisiae YBR241C Hypothetical ORF) yields the protein MSTNNRLLPHGRADELNNLENASSNNKGVTFTPHLLLSMLVACLGSLQYGYHMGELNAPEDYITCKAELNPGYADSFLGRLGLAQCIPLTDSQFGLITSVFSVGGLIGSLVAGPLADSYGRKPISYWNCSVGILGAVCLFSSNNYLGMLFGRLLAGISCGSLIVVTPLFINEMSPVHLKGSLGSMNQVSINCGILVTQSLAMLWANMLQWRWILLFGGLISLLNFGLLFRINESPRWLVSKGNMTDAEDVLSQLRGNSRQESRQEIDGWLQGSQPVRTFSDLEAHTNSQMNLGSNLNLERPSSTRSSLRDSESITVVEYWKDPKYKYPRRVITTILMAQQFCGINSIVFYGVKVIKKAFPDTAIIINFAISIVNVLMTFFSSPLVDHWGRKPLLISSSTLMSICSFMICFGIVGNAPMILVIFVILYITAFAGGLGPIPFLIISELSHPETVGVAQSYGTTMNWIATFMVGYGFPALNSVMDGYVFLLFSAVAICFSFYVYRFVPETKGKLDYTDIWKSHDPRIAYTQ from the coding sequence ATGAGTACTAATAATCGATTACTTCCACATGGTAGGGCcgatgaattgaataacCTAGAAAATGCGAGCTCGAACAACAAGGGTGTTACTTTCACCCCacaccttcttctttctatgCTTGTTGCTTGTTTAGGATCTTTGCAATATGGGTATCATATGGGAGAACTAAACGCTCCTGAAGATTACATTACTTGCAAAGCAGAGTTAAATCCAGGATACGCTGATTCTTTTCTAGGTAGGCTTGGTTTAGCTCAATGTATACCCTTGACTGATTCTCAGTTCGGATTAATCACGTCTGTTTTCAGTGTTGGAGGATTGATTGGGTCTCTAGTGGCTGGACCATTAGCGGATTCTTATGGTAGGAAACCGATCAGTTATTGGAACTGTTCTGTTGGAATTCTTGGAGCAGTATGTCTATTTTCCAGCAACAACTATCTTGGGATGCTGTTCGGAAGATTACTGGCTGGTATTTCATGCGGGAGTTTGATCGTTGTCACTCCATTGTTTATCAATGAGATGTCACCGGTACATTTGAAAGGGTCTTTAGGATCTATGAATCAAGTAAGTATAAACTGTGGGATTCTAGTGACACAGTCTTTAGCTATGTTATGGGCTAACATGTTGCAATGGAGATGGATTCTTCTGTTCGGTGGGTTAATCTCTTTACTAAATTTTGGTCTCTTGTTCAGAATAAACGAGTCACCAAGATGGCTCGTTTCTAAAGGGAACATGACAGACGCAGAGGATGTTTTATCACAATTACGTGGCAACTCTCGGCAGGAGTCTAGACAGGAGATTGATGGTTGGTTGCAAGGGTCGCAACCGGTGAGGACGTTTAGTGATTTAGAAGCTCATACGAACTCTCAGATGAATCTGGGGTCCAATTTGAACTTGGAGAGACCGTCATCTACGAGATCTTCGTTGAGAGATTCGGAATCGATAACCGTTGTTGAATACTGGAAGGATCCGAAGTACAAGTACCCAAGAAGAGTCATCACAACTATATTAATGGCTCAACAATTTTGTGGTATAAATTCAATTGTATTTTATGGTGTCAAAGTGATAAAGAAGGCATTCCCTGATACTGCAATCATCATTAATTTTGCCATTTCGATTGTAAATGTATTAATGactttcttttcatctcCATTGGTGGACCATTGGGGTAGAAAACCACTATTGATCTCCTCATCAACGCTGATGTCAATATGTTCCTTTATGATATGTTTCGGTATCGTAGGTAATGCACCAATGATACTAGTTATATTTGTGATTCTATACATCACCGCATTTGCTGGAGGGTTAGGTCCGATTCCATTTTTGATTATCAGCGAGCTTTCGCATCCAGAGACCGTGGGTGTGGCACAAAGTTACGGTACCACGATGAATTGGATCGCTACGTTCATGGTTGGGTATGGCTTCCCAGCCCTTAATAGTGTTATGGATGGTTACgtatttttattattctCAGCTGTCGCCATATGTTTCTCCTTTTACGTGTACCGCTTTGTTCCTGAAACTAAAGGCAAATTAGATTACACTGACATCTGGAAGAGCCATGATCCAAGAATCGCTTATACTCAGTGA
- the AHC2 gene encoding Ahc2p (conserved hypothetical protein): MASSMNSNNNNNNISNTSENERCSRAVQFQSQGMEESMDYNVLQQYQTHLNNTLTLKQHLLKQLTLLYGQLDECRNMQELMDVLMTQRQLLQSIFTLEKNTGVSQEAPTVKWSKYGLDVEQYLVETGRADLVERSGYPFHD, translated from the coding sequence ATGGCCAGTAGTATGAATAGcaataataacaataacaatATTAGTAATACTAGTGAAAACGAGAGATGTTCCCGTGCCGTGCAATTCCAAAGCCAGGGTATGGAAGAAAGTATGGATTACAATGTTTTGCAACAGTATCAGACTCATTTGAACAACACACTAACGCTGAAACAACATCTTTTGAAGCAGCTCACTCTTTTATACGGTCAGCTAGACGAGTGTAGGAACATGCAGGAGTTGATGGACGTTTTGATGACGCAGAGGCAGCTACTTCAGTCGATTTTCACACTGGAGAAGAACACTGGTGTTTCGCAAGAGGCTCCTACTGTCAAATGGTCTAAATACGGGTTAGATGTGGAACAGTACCTTGTTGAGACGGGGCGAGCGGACTTGGTCGAACGCAGCGGGTACCCTTTCCATGATTAA